The Thalassophryne amazonica chromosome 6, fThaAma1.1, whole genome shotgun sequence genome includes a region encoding these proteins:
- the LOC117511739 gene encoding uncharacterized protein LOC117511739, giving the protein MKESVKMMQHVDCIATTTDCWTAHRQSFLGITAHWIDPDSLQRESAALACRRLKGAHTHDMLASCLNEIHTEYGISGKIVRTTTDNASNFVKAFRVFASENDNSVDSEEDDDDPEEETEAVDIEALLEVEDDSFWYQLPKHHRCACDLINLIATVDAKKVETNVAYRNASRSAFAKCFGLWNKSAHSAAAAEVIEKECKLQLVRPVETRWNSYFLAVERLLRIVRESGEGAIRAVTIALKVPMFSPAELEFLTEYAAVMNPVSKALNILQGEKMRWMERLFQPVPAEDCPP; this is encoded by the exons ATGAAAGAGAGTGTGAAGATGATGCAACATGTTGACTGCATAGCCACCACAACCGACTGCTGGACGGCCCACAGGCAAAGTTTTCTGGGCATCACTGCCCACTGGATTGATCCAGACAGTCTTCAGAGGGAGTCTGCTGCTCTGGCGTGCAGAAGACTTAAAGGGGCTCACACACACGACATGTTAGCAAGTTGTCTCAATGAAATACACACCGAGTACGGCATCAGTGGGAAGATTGTGAGGACCACTACAGATAACGCCTCAAACTTTGTGAAGGCCTTCAGAGTTTTTGCCTCTGAAAATGACAATTCTGTGGACAGtgaggaagatgatgatgatccagaagaggagacTGAAGCTGTTGACATTGAGGCATTGTTGGAGGTAGAAGATGACTCCTTCTGGTATCAACTCCCCAAACATCACCGCTGCGCCTGTGATCTCATTAATTTGATTGCAACTGTCGATGCAAAAAAAGTGGAAACAAATGTTGCGTACAGGAACGCATCTCGCTCAGCTTTTGCCAAGTGCTTTGGTCTTTGGAATAAGAGTGCCCACTCAGCTGCTGCTGCAGAGGTCATTGAAAAAGAGTGCAAACTGCAACTTGTTCGTCCAGTTGAGACCAGGTGGAACTCCTACTTCCTTGCTGTTGAGCGGCTACTGAGAATAGTGCGAGAAAGTGGGGAAGGAGCCATCAGAGCAGTAACCATTGCTCTTAAAGTCCCCAT GTTCAGCCCTGCAGAACTTGAATTCCTGACAGAGTATGCAGCCGTCATGAACCCTGTCTCTAAGGCACTGAATATCCTGCAGGGAGAG